The sequence CACAGGAAGAAGGGGGCGCCGAGGAGGGCGGTGAGGATGCCCAGCGGTAGTTCGTTGGGGCGGTTGACGGTGCGGGAGAGCAGGTCGACGAGGACCAGGTAGACCGCGCCCAGCAGGGCCGTCAGGGGCAGGAGCCGGCGGTGGTCGGCGCCCGTGGTGAGACGGACGAGGTGCGGGATCATCAGGCCGACGAAGCCTATGCTGCCGGCGACGGCGATGACGGTCCCGGTCAGCAGCGCGCTGAGCACCAGGAGCACGGCGCGCAGCCGGTTGACGTTGACACCCAGCGCGGTGGCGGACTCGTCGCCGGCCAGCAGGACGTTGAGCCGCCGCCCGAAGAGGGCAAGGAGCACGGTGGTGACGAGCACGACGACGGTGACGGTGGGGATCTGGTCCCACTGGGCGCCGGCCACGCTGCCGAGCATCCAGAACATGACCGTGCGCAACTCGGTCGGGGTGGCCTGGAGTTGGACGAAGCTGGTCGCCGAGAGGAAGACGTAGCCGACGGCGACGCCGGCCAGCACCAGCCGGGTCGGGGCCAGTCGTCCGCGTCGCTGCCCGAGGGCGAACACCAGCGCCCCTGCGAGCACCGCGCCGACGAACGCCGCCGCCGACACCCCGAGCCCGGCCAGCGCCGCTCCCCCGCCCAGGGTGATGACCAGGACCGCGCCGAGCGTGGCGCCGTAGGAGAAGCCCAGCACGATGGGGTCGGCGAGCGGGTTGGACACCACGGTCTGCAGAACCGCGCCCGACACGGCCAGGGCCGCGCCGACCAGGGCGGCCAGGACCACGCGCGGGGTGCGGAACTTCCAGACGATCTGGTCGAGCGCGACATCGGTCGGTGGCGTTCCCGCGCCGGTGACGTGGTGCAGGACGATCGCCCACACGTCGCCGAGCGGAATGGTGACCGCCCCGATGCTGATCGCCACGATCATCGTGACGACCAGCGCGACGGGCAGCAGGGCGAACGCGAGAGCGGCCTTCAGCGACCCGGGCTTGTTCAGAAGGCGTCGGGGTGCAGCATCTTGGCGATCTTCTCCACGGCGAGGTCGTTGCTCGGGCCGATGTACATCGAGTCCGACAGCGTCACGTACGTGTTGTTCCTGGCGGCCGGCCACTGGGGGAACTCCTTGAGCAGTTTCTTGGCGTAGGCCGCCGGGTTCGGGTCGTTGTACGCGACGACGACGAGGGCGTCGACGTCGGTGGCGGCCACCTTCTCCTTGCTCAGATCGGCGAAGGAGGTCTTGGAGGCGTTCTCGAAGGGGTTGGTGCCGCCGGCCTTGGCGAGGATGTCGTTGTAGATGCCCTTGGCGACGACCGAGCTGAAGTCGTTGCTGCCCATGGACATGTTGGAGAACAGCACCATGACCTTCGGTGTCTTCTTCCCCTTCACCTTCGCCGAGACGGCGTCGATGTTCTTCTTCGAGGCGGCGATCACCTCCTCGGCCTTGTCACCGACGTTGAAGACCCTGCCCATGTCGCGCAGCAGTGTGTAACTGTCGGCGATGGTCATCTTCGAGTTGTCCTGGCCGCAGCCCTCCGGGGAGATGTAGCTGTTCGCGGCGACGTCGCTCAGCTGGTCCCGGGTGGCGAAGCCGTTCTTGCCGTCGAAGCCGTACGAGGTGGTGGACAGCACCAGGTCGGGGCGCAGCCCGAGCATGGCCTCGCGGGGGATGTCGAAGGCGTCGTTGGGCTTCACGTCACCGGTCGGCAGGGCCTTGATGGCAGCGGCACGGCCTTTCACCTCGGACATCCCGTAGCTCTGCTGGTTGGCGACGATCCGGTCCTGGACGCCGAGGGCGAGGAGGGTGGAAACCTCCCCGACGGAGGCTCCGTTCATGACGACGACCCGGCTGGGGGCCTTCTCGAACGTCGTCTTCCGACCACAGTTCTCCAGCGTCACCGGGTAGCCGGATCTCGCGTTCGCGGCTTCGGTCGTCCTCGCGCTCGCCGTGTCGTTGTCCGAGGAGTCGCCGCATGCCGCTGTGAGCAGACACAGGGCTGCGGCCAGGGCGGTGACGACCGGCCGGTTCATCGACATGCGGGCTCCTTGCATACGGAAATGCGCTGGTGGCTGAGGGGTTCTGTTGCAGTAGTCGGGGCGGCGCGGCCGCGAGTTCCCGGCAAGTCACGGTTATTTTCGGGACGTTGCGTGCGAGGGCCGGCGGCCGGCCGGAGCGGGCAGCACTCCTGCGGCGACGCAGTGGTCCAGGTATCCGAAGAGCAGGTCGCGGTCCAGGGGCGGGGCGGTGATGTCGCCGCCTTCCAGGCCCGCGCGGACGTTGTCGGCGCGAACGTGGCCCAGCCGCAGGTCGGTTGCGGCGGCTTGTTCGGTGGAGTCGAAGAAGGCCAGGGTCGTGGCGGCGGCATCGGCCGAGCGGGGCAACTGCTCCCGCCACCGGGCCAGCGGCAGTCGCCGTATCGGATAGCCGTACTCCTCCACCCAGGTGTAGAC is a genomic window of Streptomyces sp. NBC_00414 containing:
- a CDS encoding FecCD family ABC transporter permease — translated: MIVAISIGAVTIPLGDVWAIVLHHVTGAGTPPTDVALDQIVWKFRTPRVVLAALVGAALAVSGAVLQTVVSNPLADPIVLGFSYGATLGAVLVITLGGGAALAGLGVSAAAFVGAVLAGALVFALGQRRGRLAPTRLVLAGVAVGYVFLSATSFVQLQATPTELRTVMFWMLGSVAGAQWDQIPTVTVVVLVTTVLLALFGRRLNVLLAGDESATALGVNVNRLRAVLLVLSALLTGTVIAVAGSIGFVGLMIPHLVRLTTGADHRRLLPLTALLGAVYLVLVDLLSRTVNRPNELPLGILTALLGAPFFLWLLRHNKGLD
- a CDS encoding ABC transporter substrate-binding protein — its product is MSMNRPVVTALAAALCLLTAACGDSSDNDTASARTTEAANARSGYPVTLENCGRKTTFEKAPSRVVVMNGASVGEVSTLLALGVQDRIVANQQSYGMSEVKGRAAAIKALPTGDVKPNDAFDIPREAMLGLRPDLVLSTTSYGFDGKNGFATRDQLSDVAANSYISPEGCGQDNSKMTIADSYTLLRDMGRVFNVGDKAEEVIAASKKNIDAVSAKVKGKKTPKVMVLFSNMSMGSNDFSSVVAKGIYNDILAKAGGTNPFENASKTSFADLSKEKVAATDVDALVVVAYNDPNPAAYAKKLLKEFPQWPAARNNTYVTLSDSMYIGPSNDLAVEKIAKMLHPDAF